A single genomic interval of Spinacia oleracea cultivar Varoflay chromosome 6, BTI_SOV_V1, whole genome shotgun sequence harbors:
- the LOC130463996 gene encoding uncharacterized protein, whose protein sequence is MDRLSSEEKGVVDVPAWLSEVYTEDILKAVEAKKKDSSKKSDEGASGDVAKEPTSSATKKRPASSTVAPKPKRPFFKKMGTSDAAVKPSVSKPSAPLAGGEVLLNQASIPPSEHKEVSPQVDTEWDSAARAAADEVAAEQAEAADATTSSKEDKGKGKEVGAPSTDNASMPPPASPIG, encoded by the exons ATGGATCGTTTATCCTCCGAGGAAAAGGGCGTAGTGGACGTACCCGCTTGGCTGTCCGAGGTATACACtgaggacattctcaaggccgtggaggccaagaaaaaggactcctccaagaagtccgacgagggtgcctctggtgacGTCGCCAAG GAGCCCACTTCGTCAGCTACGAAGAAGCGTCCTGCATCTTCAACGGTGGCTCCTAAGCCAAAGCGgcccttctttaagaagatgggtACGTCCGATGCTGCAGTAAAGCCGTCGGTATCAAAACCGTCTGCTCCTCTAGCTGGGGGAGAGGTTCTCCTTAACCAGGCGTCCATTCCTCCATCTGAGCATAAGGAAGTCTCTCCCCAGGTGGACACTGAATGGGATTCCGCTGCCAGAGCGGCTGCTGACGAAGTAGCAGCTGAACAGGCTGAGGCTGCTGACGCCACCACCTCGTCCAAGGAGgacaagggtaaaggcaaggaAGTTGGCgctccttctactgataatGCCTCCATGC